From the Candidozyma auris chromosome 2, complete sequence genome, the window GTCATTTTATGGCGGTTAATAGCGTAAAAGAACCAAaactttttcactttttcgGCAACGATTTCTGCGGAGTAGTTGAAAGGAGGCTGAGACCATTCATGATATAGTTTGATGAACATCGATTGTGGTCCACATTTATCCACCTTACGTAGCTTACCAAAACGAGAGAGCTCAGCATAAGTCATACCCATGTCGACTTCATCAGACTGAACGTAATCCTTCGTGATGGGCTCTAACTCTGCGGTAGGAGTAGCGTCCAAAaaatctttcaaaatcgGAAGCTCGTAACAATCTCTCGCCCATTTTATAAACGATTTTAGATCAGTCTTAGAAATCCCGCCGATCGGATTGATATCAGCACTAGAGCAATCGTATTTGGTGAGATACCCTCGTAAACATTCATCAACATTGGCGCTTCCCAAAACTAGCAAACTGCCCTTACGTTGATAAGTCCAAGGTAGCAACTGAGCAAAAAGGTAACTGAGTACCATTCTCAAACGGGCCTGGATATTTTGCAACGCAAGATTCTCTATATTTGACCCTCCAAATATTTTGAACACTGGGCGGCGTCCAGtggcaatttcaaaaagccGAACAACCGAAGAAATGACTGCATCCATGTTTAAGTCGACATGATTTGAGCCAATATCGATCGCAAGGTCCTTTGCTCTTTGACGAGTATCATTTGAGGAGTTGGTGGTTCCCATAAATGAAGTATAAAAAAGTCGTCCTGCGACCTCTTGTGGCGAGGTTGGACTAAATTTGCAATCATTTGTAAGTTCACGAATATCACTGAGAACCTCTTGATTACCATTTTTGATAGCTTGTACCACTTGGCGGCACATAGAGTGGACTATCACAGCAGTTGCACAAGAATCGATGCCTCCGCTAAgaggcaagaaaaagccaCCTGCTTTCGATCTCCTCAAATAATCCCACAACCAACATGCTGGCCCGAGAGCGATTTCCTCCTCGGGGAGAAAATAGTGAATGTCAACTGGCTTTGCAGATACGATGTCGTGATTCAATGTATTCGAGGGGTTTGCGAGCTCGAAATCGACATAGATATTATGATAAGAATGCGTTTGCGCCACAGATTGAAGTGCAGCTGATTTCTGTGAACGATATGATCGAACATCGTCTAAATCAATAGTTGCTGCTATAACCTCAACATCGTTTAGGGAAAATTGATTTCCCTGTGCAACCATAGCACCATTAACAACAATGCTTGCACAGCCATCATAATATAAACGATCGCCATCACATCCTTTTTGATTGGAATAGATATAAACGCCTCcacatttttttgttgccTCCGCAATGAGTTGCATCCTAGTGTCAAGTTTACGAAGCTCGTGATGTGAGCCTGAGGAATTAGTGATTATCTCAACACCGTCCAAAGCCATGGAGATATGCGGAGACTGTGGGGTGAATAACTCTTCACAAGTTTCTGCTCCAATCTTGGTGTCTATGGTCTGAATAACACAGTCACCAATGTCTACAGTTCGCTGTCCCGTAGCGCGCTGGATACATTTTGGCAAGTAGTACGTTTCATGGTATCTTGGACGCAACCATGGGGTGAAGTACCTCATCTCCCTATAGTTTCCATCATTTGCAAGGAAAAGTTTTGGCCTTATCAATAGGATTTTCCTGTTGTAACTGATAATTCGGCAATTATACTTGATGGACTTGTGAATAATTGGCATTCCGATATCAAGGAGAATATCAGATGTCGAGGGATGTTCAAGAATCTGTGCATACATATCCCATGAATTATCAAACAAGTCGTTTTCGGCAAAATGATCGAGGCACCCATAACCAGTAATCTCAAGCTCGGGACCCACTCTCAATGAGGCATTTCgcttcttggcctcctcaATGCTTCTAATGATTCTATCGCGATTTCCCTCGAAATCAAGCGCCCATTGGTTCAAGTTGCAGGTCGCAATGGTTACAAACTGCCCCATCTCTGCTAATGAGGGAAGGAAGCGCAGTTCTCAATTCAATTTGTTGTTCTTCGGTGATGTACAggacaacttgttgaaaatACTGCAAGATTAAGGTGAAGCGCACGTGAATTCATGGCAACGGAATAAGCAAGAGTCGCATGTCTGAAGACGACGAACTTGTCCTGGGCatgaaaataaaaatacTTTACGAAAGACCCGGTTGAATCGATTAGTTTTTGTCGAGCAAGAGGATACGGGTAAGGAAAGTAACTTGTTTTATCGGGGTCAAGGGGGTCTAGAAGATGAGTAAGTCTCTTTCATAGAAGTTTCGAGAGTGATATAATTCCTTTAGGATATCATCGTCCAGCTCCCCTCCAGCTATTGTGTAATCAAACACTCCTCAGTATTTCATTAAACTAGTACATCTGATACCTGAAGCACACTAATTGAGCTATCAATATGGAGGGTGTACCTTTACTAATCATTTGTCTCCTAGCTTGAAACAGTTCGATGATTGTATATTTCTTTTGTTATGCCTGATCCATACTTAGCATCACTTTGTTGGAAAAAGTCGTGCTGAAGTGTCGTATCAGGAAGgcaacagaaaaaaaaaaaggctcAACCAAACAAGTAGAGATAAACATAAAATTTTAAAAATCCGATCGTACATCTTCTTACACAATAAAGCATATTTAGGAACCgctggttgcaaaaacaTTTGCAGAGTACCTTTTCGCTCAGGTCAGAATACCGTCACAGGATCCTCGCCGCTCGCAATGTTGCACTGATGCATTAGCcttttttcatcaagacCATTATTCATGCCCTTGAACTCACCTGTTACAGAATGCCACACTCCCtggttgaaaaaaatgaccAAGTCACCTTCAGACCATCCATGTGCCAACACATTTTTTGAAGCTATTGCCGGGCGCATCAAAGAATAAACTTTTTTCCTCGCATCCTCCATTTCCAATGTCTCAATCTTATTACCTTTTTTCGTGTGGAGTTTGTAGAGACAGCATCCGTGTACTTGAAGATGGTGCTCACGTGTAAGAGGATTAGTCCACACCATTGGAAgcttctttattttttcctcttcccAATCAGGTAGATCTGATAATGATAACTCTTTTCCCTCCGATACCATGGTCAACCCATCTTTCGTCGCTTTCGCACGTGAAATGAAGATATAAGGATGAGGCGCATATTCAACAATGGTATTTAGGGCAAAATCTTTTTCCTCATTAGATAATCTGTCGAAAGCCTCTTTGCCACTCACAAAGCAAGTCGCTCCTTGCAGAAGTTGTAAAGAGTCGCCAGAGCCATCATCGTATTCAATTGTTTGAACTTTGGATGATGGTGGTACTTTTATTCCGAGTAAAGTAGTAACCTTTGGAGGCGACAAGCCATATAATGCCGAATCAATGTGCCACCTGTAGAACCTCGTTTGATTCTTTTCTCGAATTTGTTCACTGGAAAGGGGCTCGTGATGAAAAGTAGTATGTGATGGATGAGTGAGATGAATGTCTTCTCCGTTTTCGTTGCCGGGCTCACCGGCTTTGAAAGTCCCCTGCCCCAATATTTGCACCTGCGGTTGTGACTTAACAGAGCATCCGTCCTTCTTTAACACTGAGTTTTCGTGACGAAACTCTTTACCGTGGCCATAATTCGCCTCGCCATCATCTTTCGAATCCACTATTGTTTTATCGAACATCTTAGTTAAAAGATACTGACTCTTGGGACTCAACTTTTCCTGATTTGGTATAATAACAACCAAGTAGTTGTACAAAGCAGTACgcaattcttcaaagtcatTTGGTGTCAACAAACTGGGGTCTTCACGAGCGTAAGATGGAAGCTCGATAGAGCACCCAAAATTGCGGTCAAAAGGTTTGATTTGTAATTTTGTCATTGAGAAGGTTGATCCTTATCAGGAGGTGAGTATAGTTTCGTATTATATATGCTGGAAAATCCGCGGACATCCCGCGGGCGGTCGCGCTCTCACTAGTCTGACCATCGGTTGACCGAAAAACCCGCGGCAGTTCCGCTAATAGGGAAGTATGCATTTCCTGCATGTTCTTCATGCAACCAGAGCTCTCCATGATCCTGTATATACACTACTCAGAGATTGCAAAGTAGTTAGCCTGGTCATTGGTATTCCCATTGCCTGCACCACTGTGATCAATACCGAATACTGTGAGTGAAGAGTTCTCGTTATTTGGCATGATAGTTTGCGCAGCAGCCGCCCCGACAGTTGCAACGAGTGGAGTCCTTACCGGAGGAGCTGCAATCAAATTTGTTTGGGAACTACTCCATGATAAGCCACCGGTATTAGTTGACTCTGAAAAAGCACTGTAGGAAGATGCTTCTAACAAAATTGTTAGATCTTTGGTTGCTTTTGTGAGATTTGCCATCGACTGTCGCATTTCGTATAAGATAGGAACATCCTTCATAATGAGTTTTACTGATGAAAATGTTTGAATTATTGCCTTAAGAAAGGCATTGATGTCATCCCAGAAGATTTTTTTAGAATGATGCGAAGTAGTAGTCCTAATCGCTGGTAATTTTGAGGAGATTCGCTTAGTTATTTCCATCAAGGAAATACAGGTGTTGGTTAAATCTTTGAATTTGGAAGCAACATTTGAGCTCATAACCTGAGAAACATCATTCGTTGATGCAACTGCACTTTTATTGATCGTCTTCGTGAGATCATTGAAAACCACTTGTGCATTCACGACAGCTATGTCAATTGCTCCATATAATTTATCGTCGACCTCGTCCACAGAAGCAATGTTATCCAAGTAGTGATGTTGCAAACTTCCCAGTGATTCTTTCAGCAGATCAAGTTGGACATCAGATAATTGGGTTGCTTGAAGCTTTGCTCTGATATCCGCAGTTATACCACGCGTTGTTGAACGTTTCATGGTTGGATTCAATATCTTGTGCGCGTTCATCAATTCATTAAAAGCGCCAAAGATTGTTAAATAGACCATTCTTATGAAGCACACGTCGATACGAGAAACAAAGAATGCAAAGTTATCCAATAAGAAGTGTAAAGTCTGCCTAAATGACTCAACACAGCTGGTAACTCTAGACACAAGCTCCTCGCTATTGCCCTTGAACTCCTCAACCAGTTCCATTGTACCCACTAGTAGGTCGATTTCACTTTTGGAATCATGAAGTTTAGTAATCGATCTTGCAGCCACTTTTCTGTCCGTACAGAATCCAGTTAAACGCTTTATAGATGAGTGAAACTCACtataagaaaaaagaacCTTCCTAGCTACCTTCAACATATTTGATAAGTCAACAGATGTGTCCTCAACGTCAGCTGCCGAAGACAGAGGAACATCATGCGTTCGCACATTGCAAGTTCCAAGTGAGGATTTTCCATTATTATTGTCATTTGCCTTTGTACACTCGTCCAGGCGATCCATCCTATTCTTGAAGTGGATGCCCTCGTTCAGCGGTAGCTCTTGTAGAGTTGACAATCGACGAAAGTAGGCACCAGACCTAAATTCTGAATCATGAAGCTCAGGTTGTTGTAGCATATCGTTAATTTCCGTCATGGTGTTTTGTCGTGATCTTGCTTTGAAAGTCATCGGAGGAGAGCCACTTGAGGTCAATGTAGAAGTTAAATTCTCAGTTTCATCGATTGAGAACTCGCTTGAATTATCCAGTTGTTTAACAGAGCGAGGTTCAATCTTCTTATTTTTGTTAATGATCAATCCCATTCTTCTCGAAGCTTTTGAGGCTTTCATTTTCGATTCTGAGCCTGATTTGACACGCGTGGCTAACGTCTCTTCATTATGAATTTGTTGGCTTATACTCAGTTCAAGAATGACACTATTAGAAAGGAGATATGCTTTTAGGCGATTAGTGTCCTTCTCTAAAGCTTTCATTGACTGGGACGATGGAATTATTAATGGGTTTCCGCTTATAAACAATTTCTCCAAGGATATCAACTCACCTAGAACCGGTGGAATATAGGAAAATTCGTTGTTGCTTAGATTGAGCACTCTGAGATCTTCCAACAAAGCTATAGAGCTAGAGAGTGTCCAAACTTTATTCGAAGATAAATCAAGAGACTCAAGCTTTGGAAAGCTGCTGTAGACTACTTCCGGTATACTTCTGAATTCATTTCCGTGTAAGTCTAGCACTCTTAAACGATCGTCACAAACATTGAAAAGACAATCTGGGATTTGCGTTAGCTTATTATCTGCAATCAGTAAACGCTCGATGTGTGTTGATGATTCTCGCAAAATTTCTTCTAGAACCTCGATAATTTGAGGAATGCTTGCCTGAGAGGGAAAGCT encodes:
- a CDS encoding glutamine-dependent NAD(+) synthetase; translation: MGQFVTIATCNLNQWALDFEGNRDRIIRSIEEAKKRNASLRVGPELEITGYGCLDHFAENDLFDNSWDMYAQILEHPSTSDILLDIGMPIIHKSIKYNCRIISYNRKILLIRPKLFLANDGNYREMRYFTPWLRPRYHETYYLPKCIQRATGQRTVDIGDCVIQTIDTKIGAETCEELFTPQSPHISMALDGVEIITNSSGSHHELRKLDTRMQLIAEATKKCGGVYIYSNQKGCDGDRLYYDGCASIVVNGAMVAQGNQFSLNDVEVIAATIDLDDVRSYRSQKSAALQSVAQTHSYHNIYVDFELANPSNTLNHDIVSAKPVDIHYFLPEEEIALGPACWLWDYLRRSKAGGFFLPLSGGIDSCATAVIVHSMCRQVVQAIKNGNQEVLSDIRELTNDCKFSPTSPQEVAGRLFYTSFMGTTNSSNDTRQRAKDLAIDIGSNHVDLNMDAVISSVVRLFEIATGRRPVFKIFGGSNIENLALQNIQARLRMVLSYLFAQLLPWTYQRKGSLLVLGSANVDECLRGYLTKYDCSSADINPIGGISKTDLKSFIKWARDCYELPILKDFLDATPTAELEPITKDYVQSDEVDMGMTYAELSRFGKLRKVDKCGPQSMFIKLYHEWSQPPFNYSAEIVAEKVKKFWFFYAINRHKMTTMTPAYHAEQYSPDDNRFDLRPFLINPRFPLASKKIDEMVHKIGKTDGEAQ
- the SOG2 gene encoding Sog2p, producing MKASKASRRMGLIINKNKKIEPRSVKQSDNSSEFSIDETENLTSTLTSSGSPPMTFKARSRQNTMTEINDMLQQPELHDSEFRSGAYFRRLSTLQELPSNEGIHFKNRMDRSDECTKANDNNNGKSSLGTCNVRTHDVPSSSAADVEDTSVDLSNMLKVARKVLFSYSEFHSSIKRLTGFCTDRKVAARSITKLHDSKSEIDLLVGTMESVEEFKGNSEELVSRVTSCVESFRQTLHFLLDNFAFFVSRIDVCFIRMVYLTIFGAFNELMNAHKILNPTMKRSTTRGITADIRAKLQATQLSDVQLDSSKESSGSLQHHYLDNIASVDEVDDKLYGAIDIAVVNAQVVFNDLTKTINKSAVASTNDVSQVMSSNVASKFKDLTNTCISLMEITKRISSKLPAIRTTTSHHSKKIFWDDINAFLKAIIQTFSSVKLIMKDVPILYEMRQSMANLTKATKDLTILLEASSYSAFSESTNTGGLSWSSSQTNLIAAPPVRTPLVATVGAAAAQTIMPNNENSSLTVFGIDHSGAGNGNTNDQANYFAISE